In Triticum aestivum cultivar Chinese Spring chromosome 5B, IWGSC CS RefSeq v2.1, whole genome shotgun sequence, the following proteins share a genomic window:
- the LOC123112266 gene encoding purine permease 3 yields MDVEAPKDDDQRPAPPARGKAMHRFLVALNCGMLTLGTTGGPLLSRLYFSKGGHRKWLSAWLETGGWPLLLLPVAASYLSRRAHDPSAPVVLTPPRILLAAAGLGLATGADDFLYAYGLSFVPVSTSAILISTQLAFTVFFAFLIVRQRLTALSVNAVALLTVGAVVLGLHVSSDRPAGVTKGQYWLGFLLTLAAAALYGLVLPLIELTYKRAAGGGRVVTYALVMEMQLVMGFFATAFCTVGMIVNNDFQAISREARAFQLGEARYYTVLVWSAILWQFFFLGAVGVIFCVHTLFAGILIAVFIPVTEVLAVIFLHEKFTSEKGVALALSLWGLASYSYGEYSDAKVAKKKAALDAQAS; encoded by the exons ATGGACGTGGAGGCGCCCAAGGACGACGAccagcgccccgcgccgccggcgcGCGGCAAGGCGATGCATCGGTTCCTGGTGGCGCTCAACTGCGGGATGCTCACGCTGGGCACCACGGGCGGGCCGCTCCTCAGCCGCCTCTACTTCAGCAAGGGCGGGCACCGGAAGTGGCTGTCGGCGTGGCTCGAGACCGGCGGCtggccgctgctgctgctccccgTGGCGGCGTCGTACCTCAGCCGGCGCGCGCACGACCCCAGCGCGCCGGTGGTGCTCACCCCGCCGAGGATACTGCTCGCCGCCGCGGGGCTCGGGCTGGCGACGGGCGCCGACGACTTCCTCTACGCGTACGGGCTGTCGTTCGTGCCCGTGTCAACGTCCGCGATCCTCATCTCCACGCAGCTGgccttcaccgtcttcttcgcGTTCCTGATCGTGCGGCAGCGGCTGACGGCGCTGTCGGTGAACGCGGTGGCGCTGCTGACCGTGGGCGCCGTGGTGCTGGGGCTGCACGTGTCCTCGGACCGCCCCGCCGGGGTGACCAAGGGGCAGTACTGGCTGGGGTTCCTGCTCACCCTGGCCGCGGCGGCGCTGTACGGGCTGGTGCTGCCGCTGATCGAGCTGACCTACaagcgcgcggcgggcggcgggcgcgtGGTGACGTACGCGCTGGTGATGGAGATGCAGCTGGTGATGGGCTTCTTCGCCACCGCTTTCTGCACCGTCGGCATGATCGTCAACAACGACTTCCAG GCGATCTCAAGGGAAGCGCGGGCGTTCCAGCTGGGGGAGGCCCGGTACTACACGGTGCTGGTGTGGAGCGCCATCCTGTGGCAGTTCTTCTTCCTGGGCGCTGTGGGCGTCATCTTCTGCGTCCACACCCTGTTCGCTGGGATCCTCATCGCCGTCTTCATCCCGGTCACGGAGGTGCTGGCCGTCATCTTCCTGCACGAGAAGTTCACCAGCGAGAAGGGCGTCGCGCTCGCGCTCTCGCTCTGGGGCCTTGCCTCCTACTCCTACGGGGAGTACAGCGACGCCAAGGTGGCCAAGAAGAAAGCGGCCTTGGATGCCCAAGCCTCGTGA